The Desulfovibrio fairfieldensis sequence GGGGGTGGGCGTGACCTACGCCACCACGCCCATGGGCGCGGACCACACCGCCGGTTACGCCGTGGCCACCAATATTCTGGGCCTCGGCGGCAAGGTGGACCCGCTCAAGCCGGAGGGCCAGGTGGAGCTCTCCCGCAACCTTCAGATCGCCACCGCCGCCCTGGACTCCACGGGCTACTGCATCTTCGTGGCCTTCTGCATCCTGGACCAGCCCGAGACCTTCCAGGCTCTCATCGACACCCTCAGCGCCTTCACCGGTCGCAAAATGACCGGCGACGACGTGGTGGCCCTGGGCAAGAGCGTCCTGAAGCAGGAGCGGGAATTCAACGCCGCCGCCGGTTTCACCCGCGCCCACGACCGCCTGCCCATGTACATGCGCCGCGAACTGCTGCCGCCGCACAACACGACCTTTGACGTGAGCGACGAGGAGCTGGACAGCGTCTTCAACTTCTGAGCCTGAGCGACACGGCGGCCGGGTTTTGCCCGGCCGCCGTTTTTTGGATAGCATCACCTCATGCCGGACCCACTGCCCCAACTTGAAATCGCCATCCGCCACGCCGCCCGGGCGGGCCGCATTGCGGAAGACGCGTTACGCGAGCTGGCCATCGCGGCAGGCGTGGACTTGCTCGCGACCCAGCAGGCAGCCTGCCGCGCCGGAATCTGGCCCGCGCGCTATGCCCGCAACGCCCGGCAGCTTTCCCTGCGGGACCAGCTGGCCCTGCTGCAAAGCCGCGTGTTGCTGGTGGGCCTGGGCGGTTTGGGCGGTTGGCTGCTGGAGCAGCTGGTCCGCATGGGCGTGGGCGCGATCACCGGCGTGGACGGCGACTGCTTTGAAGAATCCAATCTGAATCGCCAGTCGCTGGGCAATACGGCCCAACTGGGCCAAAGCAAGGCCGAAGCCGCTGCCGCGCGCGTGGCCGGGATCAATCCCGCCGTGCATTTCACGCCCGTGCCCCGCTTTGCGGACAAAATTTTGCTGATCCGGCTGCTGCGCGGCATGGATCTGGCTCTGGACGCCCTGGGCGGCCTGGCCTGCCGCCTGCCCTTGCAGGAAGCGGCCGCCGCGACCGGCGTGCCGCTGGTCAGCGCGGGCATTGCGGGCCTGACCGGCTGGGTGGCCGTGGTGCCGCCCGGACAGGCGGGCCCGGTTCAATGGCTGGGCGCGGGCGAAACATGCGGGACTGATGAAACAGGAGCTTCGCCCGAGGAAGAGCTGGGCAATCTCGCGCCCACGGCGGCGACAGCCGCCTCCCTCCAGGCCGCGGAAGCCCTGAAGCTGCTCACCGGCCGCGGGGCCGCCCCCGGCATGTGCGTCTTTGACCTGGCGGACGGCACGTTTCAACGCGTCCGTTTATAAGCCGCGAATCCCCTTTCAACTTGCCCGCAACCCGCCCGCCTCCGGAGGAAAAACCATGCGACTGAACGTCAAATGTTTCGCCACCCTGGCCGAAAAAAGCCCGCCCGGCGGCGCCTGCGAACTGCCTGAAGGCGCGGACGTGGCCCGGCTCATGGACAGCCTGCAACTACCCGCCGCCGAAGTAAAAATCATCTTCATCAACGGCGTGGCCGTGGAGCCTGACGCCGTGCTGCACGACGGCGACCGCGTGGGCCTGTTCCCGGCCGTGGGCGGGGGCTAGCCGCCGTGAGCCAAAAAAAACATTTTTCCGCTGACGAGCCTGCGAACATTGAGAGCAAAATTATGCTCGAAATTTTTGCAATCAGGCACTAGGTGTAGAGCAATTTGCGCTTGAAATTATCGCTTAACGGCGAAGTAAATTAGCCTTGCGATAATTTCGCTGTGCGGATTTTCACGGAAAATCCGCACAGCGCGTTGAGATATTTTCAATATCAACACGCTCTAGGCGCTGCTTTTCCCCCACGCACAAAGCCGCCTCCGCTGCGCACGGACCGCCCCGGCCCTTGCCTCCGACGCCGCTTGGCGCTATTGCATCCCAACGCCGCCGGGCGGCGTTTTTTTCAGCACGGGGAATGCCATGCTTGTTTTCGCGGCCATGCTTCTGCTGGGAGCGGTGATCGGCTTTGTGGGCGCGGGCGGCGCGGGGGTCATGATCACCCTGCTCACCGTGGGTTTTGACGTGCCTATCCATACGGCCCTGGGCACGTCCCTGGCGGCCATGGCCTTTACCACGCTTTCCGGCTCGTACAGCCATTTCCGCGAAGGCAACGTGCTGCGCCGCCTGGGTCTGGCCATGGGCCTGTTCGGGGCCGTGGGCGCGTTCTGCGGCGCACTGATTTCCTCCTCCCTCGACAC is a genomic window containing:
- a CDS encoding ThiF family adenylyltransferase — protein: MPDPLPQLEIAIRHAARAGRIAEDALRELAIAAGVDLLATQQAACRAGIWPARYARNARQLSLRDQLALLQSRVLLVGLGGLGGWLLEQLVRMGVGAITGVDGDCFEESNLNRQSLGNTAQLGQSKAEAAAARVAGINPAVHFTPVPRFADKILLIRLLRGMDLALDALGGLACRLPLQEAAAATGVPLVSAGIAGLTGWVAVVPPGQAGPVQWLGAGETCGTDETGASPEEELGNLAPTAATAASLQAAEALKLLTGRGAAPGMCVFDLADGTFQRVRL
- a CDS encoding MoaD/ThiS family protein, whose amino-acid sequence is MRLNVKCFATLAEKSPPGGACELPEGADVARLMDSLQLPAAEVKIIFINGVAVEPDAVLHDGDRVGLFPAVGGG